One window of the Zea mays cultivar B73 chromosome 3, Zm-B73-REFERENCE-NAM-5.0, whole genome shotgun sequence genome contains the following:
- the LOC103650297 gene encoding uncharacterized protein yields the protein MSSARGNNNSISCNAYAQQRIENIEKNKRKLAALNIPIMAQQVQPRKKQKKIHDTNTARIEGPNLRPRPERNRAQIEEERVFDDLHLDGDLLNNSGGHQNSNVNNGTKNRKGRGITKKDDIFSRTPDMPKLKILLNGYGQPIGENARQLSSVIGCQVRKKISIACKDWRLIDVEKKYELWDDIKSYFDIDPAALNWVMRTAGRKWKEFKSTIKELYFDPDLSLDEIEECPDKRVSDADWKFLYEYWLTSEFQARSKAGKVSRQKVQLLHTSGSVSFACSEHKLAMKLGRPPRRDETFIKTHTRKNGVPSIQAEPIINKLKDVVQVYPELKEKTIQEGDVFALVCGEKEPKGYIRAVGLGPTPQDIGTPGLKGYAPTRLQMEILARTKAEKDKAALEKRILQLQAEIEERAQLDRASEGPMSQHGSTSRQNVNSRLEHGDEDNAYGDDDCNDEDTIAPSTAPGTNDASHSKHNSLVGREAILYALLRSDQPVAKGIIVSTNPSTIVADLPIGRQFCEVVVTCVLKRDAVLARPYDDMQTMATAHMMSLAWPYKKLKVINKASATPNTSPNISGNGQC from the exons ATGTCAAGCGCAAGAGGAAACAATAATTCTATCTCATGCAATGCTTATGCACAGCAAAGGATTGAAAATATTGAAAAAAACAAAAGGAAGTTGGCAGCTCTAAACATCCCTATAATGGCACAGCAAGTTCAGCCTAGGAAAAAACAAAAG AAAATTCATGACACAAATACTGCAAGAATTGAAGGACCAAACTTGCGCCCAAGACCTGAACGAAATAGGGCTCAGATTGAGGAGGAAAGAGTGTTTGATGATTTGCATCTAGATGGAGACTTGCTCAATAACTCTGGAG GTCATCAAAACAGTAATGTAAACAATGGTACAAAGAATAGGAAAGGAAGGGGCATAACTAAGAAGGATGACATATTCTCAAGGACACCTGACATGCCAAAACTAAAAATTTTACTCAATGGTTATGGTCAACCTATTGGTGAAAATGCTAGGCAACTTTCTAGTGTTATTGGCTGTCAAGTTAGAAAGAAAATATCAATTGCTTGCAAGGATTGGAGGCTTATTGATGTTGAGAAGAAATATGAGTTGTGGGATGATATAAAGTCATATTTTGATATTGATCCTGCTGCCTTAAACTGGGTTATGCGTACTGCTGGGAGAAAATGGAAAGAATTCAAGTCAACCATAAAGGAGTTGTATTTTGATCCTGATTTGTCTCTAGATGAAATTGAAGAATGTCCAGATAAAAGGGTTAGTGACGCTGATTGGAAATTTCTCTATGAATATTGGTTGACTTCTGAATTTCAG GCTCGTTCGAAAGCTGGAAAAGTAAGCCGGCAAAAGGTACAATTGCTCCATACATCTGGTAGTGTGAGCTTTGCATGTTCAGAGCATAAATTG GCTATGAAACTAGGACGCCCCCCACGAAGAGATGAAACCTTTATCAAAACCCATACAAGAAAAAATGGTGTTCCTTCAATTCAGGCAGAGCCAATTATC AATAAACTTAAAGATGTTGTCCAAGTATATCCAGAGTTAAAGGAGAAAACAATTCAGGAAGGTGATGTATTTGCTCTTGTTTGTGGAGAGAAAGAGCCAAAAGGATATATCCGTGCTGTGGGTTTAGGCCCAACTCCTCAAGATATTGGCACCCCTGGGTTGAAGGGTTATGCACCAACAAGACTACAAATGGAGATTCTGGCTCGTACCAAAGCTGAAAAGGACAAGGCTGCTCTAGAAAAACGCATACTTCAATTGCAGGCAGAAATTGAGGAAAGGGCACAACTAGACAGGGCAAGTGAAGGGCCCATGTCACAGCATGGTTCCACATCACGTCAAAATGTG AATTCAAGGTTAGAACATGGTGATGAAGATAATGCATATGGAGATGACGATTGTAATGATGAGGACACAATTGCACCAAGCACTGCACCAGGCACTAATGATGCTTCTCATTCTAAACATAATTCTTTG GTTGGAAGAGAAGCCATATTATATGCTTTGTTGAGATCGGATCAACCTGTGGCCAAAGGAATAATAGTTTCAACTAATCCGAGTACCATAGTTGCAGATCTGCCCATTGGAAGGCAATTTTGTGaagttgttgtgacttgtgtcctGAAAAGAGATGCAGTGTTGGCTCGTCCCTACGATGATATGCAAACTATGGCTACTGCTCACATGATGTCGCTTGCATGGCCATACAAGAAA CTGAAGGTCATCAACAAGGCATCAGCAACACCTAACACATCACCTAACATTTCAG